A single window of Lutzomyia longipalpis isolate SR_M1_2022 chromosome 1, ASM2433408v1 DNA harbors:
- the LOC129791356 gene encoding unconventional myosin-XVIIIa-like isoform X4: MMDPPRKSNGMQKLYTKIIHKIEDFPPKIHAKLHKTSSKYHVQASSPGAPRQPKRYYHHHQQHQLVASQQQVHGASGSGDRRPERPVRRTKTSSRNYENVIVSRPHHQQTSKCYLSDCEDDDDAEVQIVNPVLSLEDEIFEELEKVAHDEAKLNAVLQNFDKILADFNNHAQKDVKEAKVVQKDTPKKGEKQKETTPKEKPSKIPQPPQGLQKSKTCSIIESRCILKKTFSDSCELGNVDRIKVNCSLDGQMNLYNQATRSLWNLQDFEEFAKSGAEESIKSETNLPEKCSESGKGKNYNTYKVKPGSSKLSETQLKGSTAGLSKSVSQINHEGRGAVTKKPQEGAKQKSQFARAKSVWELGNTQSHPNQLRRTISNSRIPVKMSSIPSLKSPSGPEAKSDSIPTKKVIKVSTSGCQQLSATAKVTAVVKCREKSVEPQTGAISKKSNVTTNSLSRSQKTAQKVTKGTHSEAHTKSTGQHARTQRKRETDVLLDKCLERGQAILKKVEAFGNATKYSSDTILASVRQLSEAERKGDVVDGIVMTSHARESLAKTAQLATVKSRSLNPMNDGTKRGGGTSGTCGGKSPRNTSRDYAVSEGKRGVDRSNISNVEGHQLVEKCDMTVAMGKNEKPPMHFAQEKSVAYPRLESCKIIPPVLGPSQHAKVLVCMKSIQNLRDTLPPPPPPPVAPQKAVDTEKVTTEESTLDLRHEKEYQSDCSDDSGHISNENEEVLKTPPIDSDSMSQQPDDSLEIKAPTGRISEHLLEKFEPKVAKVDNGKVSDGAVGIKVAEMNNWNIMKSTMACREQSTEVLFRSGVLGQLEAKRDELLSDRIIQFQSYCRGYLARRRVAHRRVQELAVRCIQRNVRAFLMVRDWPWWRLLVRVTPLLNVHRTEEQLKAANDELQTLKAKLDKIETERATLKAENEKLEAKLSEMTVDLAEERSTANLASERLEAEAAERLKLEKELQEQHGKIRTLQETSEKLEMELICAKSDLNGISEDEDGDNDDGAGGVYKLKYERVARELEFTKRRLQTQHEHDLEQLVGLKKQLEKKLADAYEEVEEQRQVVGQWKRKAQKMTNEMNDLRMLLDEQNSRNNLLEKRQRKFDSECQSLQEGARQEKQAKDRLGREKDILIAEKFTLEQTLGDTRLELELKEEKLASLQRELEEMTFGGGTEEEVAQLKRSKLELERRNKEQEEELDEMAGQVQLLEQAKLRLEMTLETMRKEARREAQQRDDELEEARGASYKKIKALECQLETEHEERTLLVREKHELERRLAAAAEQDRADRAAEESAIQKLKRDLRKYKALLKDAQSQLERAKADSPGKILIRQLRNQIEDAEAARTIAVKARQTAEAELTDLQSLLEETQRAKSDAEEKASQAHRDRSELQAQIEENEEEMGELMKKYTATVKQLNTEQMASSEYEIKISELEAEKNSLKEQIAELTARVENVENMSDPSASLLTKRLELRTKELESKLELEQATKARIEVQCNRHKDGMEKLQQEINLLRAKEMQSQEALKKSQKTLRELREELHTVSNREQESMVKRKDLEKRLETVESECASSKNDLRLALLRIADLQTAMEEGDEDPSDSDQDSDSSDDSLSDLEQRLNPIRPRLTTRIAAKETNGVADDALVIREGRSDNGPRISVALSPSSSTSHGNGDTSYA, translated from the exons atgatgGATCCGCCTCGTAAATCGAACGGTATGCAGAAACTCTATACGAAGATCATTCATAAGATCGAAGATTTTCCGCCCAAGATACACGCAAAGTTGCACAAGACATCGTCAAAGTATCACGTTCAAGCGTCATCTCCTGGTGCTCCTCGGCAACCTAAACGGTACTATCACCATCATCAGCAACATCAATTGGTGGCGTCGCAGCAACAAGTACACGGGGCGTCTGGAAGTGGTGATCGTAGACCCGAGAGACCCGTGCGGAGGACTAAGACATCCTCGCGGAACTACGAGAATGTCATTGTATCGCGTCCGCATCATCAGCAAACAAGCAAATGCTACCTCAGTGATTGtgaggatgatgatgatgctgAGGTGCAAATTGTAAATCCCGTCCTTTCGCTAGAGGATGAAATTTTCGAAGAACTCGAAAAGGTGGCACACGATGAGGCTAAATTGAATGCAGTTTTGCagaattttgacaaaattctCGCTGATTTCAACAATCACGCACAGAAGGATGTAAAAGAGGCAAAGGTAGTGCAGAAGGATACCCCGAAAAAGGGTGAAAAGCAAAAGGAAACAACCCCTAAGGAGAAACCATCGAAAATCCCACAACCACCGCAAGGATTGCAAAAATCCAAAACATGCAGCATTATTGAATCTCGGTGCATTCTCAAGAAAACCTTCTCAGATAGCTGTGAACTTGGCAATGTGGATCGCATAAAGGTCAACTGTAGCCTCGATGGGCAAATGAATTTGTACAATCAAGCCACGAGGAGTCTATGGAATTTGCAGGATTTTgaggaatttgcaaaaagtgGTGCCGAAGAATCCATTAAGTCCGAGACAAATTTACctgaaaagtgcagtgaaagtggcaaggggaaaaattataataccTACAAAGTTAAACCAGGTAGTAGTAAGTTGAGTGAGACACAGCTGAAGGGGTCAACGGCTGGTCTGAGTAAATCTGTATCCCAAATAAATCACGAAGGGCGAGGGGCGGTGACAAAGAAACCCCAGGAGGGTGCGAAGCAAAAAAGCCAATTTGCAAGGGCAAAGAGTGTGTGGGAATTGGGAAATACCCAAAGTCATCCGAATCAGTTGCGTCGTACCATTTCCAATAGTCGCATACCCGTGAAAATGTCATCGATCCCTTCACTGAAGTCACCTTCTGGGCCAGAGGCGAAAAGCGATAGTATTCCCACGAAGAAGGTGATTAAAGTATCAACGAGTGGTTGTCAGCAATTGTCGGCCACGGCAAAAGTCACGGCGGTGGTGAAGTGTCGTGAGAAGAGTGTAGAGCCCCAAACTGGAGCCATTAGCAAGAAATCCAATGTGACGACAAATTCACTCAGCAGGTCACAGAAGACTGCCCAAAAGGTGACTAAAGGCACACACTCGGAGGCACATACCAAGTCCACTGGTCAGCATGCACGGACACAGCGAAAACGTGAGACTGATGTGTTGCTGGACAAGTGCCTGGAGAGGGGTCAGGCGATTCTGAAGAAGGTTGAGGCATTTGGGAATGCAACAAAGTATTCATCTGATACAATTTTGGCATCTGTGCGACAATTAAGTGAAGCTGAGCGAAAGGGTGATGTTGTCGATGGCATCGTAATGACATCCCATGCACGAGAATCACTTGCCAAGACAGCCCAATTGGCCACTGTAAAATCTCGTAGCTTAAATCCCATGAATGATGGCACAAAGCGTGGTGGTGGAACATCCGGTACATGCGGGGGAAAATCCCCACGAAATACATCGCGAGATTATGCAGTGAGTGAGGGGAAACGTGGCGTCGACAGGAGTAATATATCGAATGTGGAGGGTCATCAATTGGTGGAAAAATGCGACATGACCGTGGCAATGGGGAAAAATGAGAAGCCACCGATGCACTTTGCGCAAGAGAAGAGTGTCGCCTATCCACGATTGGAGTCATGTAAAATAATACCACCGGTTCTGGGACCGTCTCAGCACGCGAAGGTTCTCGTGTGCATGAAGTCAATACAGAATCTACGTGATACACTACCACCCCCGCCGCCACCACCTGTTGCCCCCCAGAAAGCCGTGGATACGGAAAAGGTCACGACGGAGGAGTCAACGCTTGATCTTAGGCATGAAAAGGAGTACCAGAGTGACTGTAGTGATGATTCCGGACATATTTCCAATGAGAATGAGGAGGTACTCAAAACACCACCGATTGATAGTGATTCCATGTCACAGCAGCCGGACGACTCGTTGGAAATTAAAGCTCCCACGGGAAGGATTAGTGAGCATCTACTGGAAAAATTTGAACCAAAGGTAGCCAAAGTGGATAATGGGAAGGTGTCTGACGGGGCAGTGGGCATCAAAGTGGCCGAAATGAACAATTGGAACATAATGAAGTCCACCATGGCATGTCGGGAGCAATCAACTGAG GTACTCTTCCGTTCGGGTGTTCTGGGTCAGCTTGAGGCGAAACGCGATGAATTGCTGTCTGACCGCATCATTCAATTCCAATCGTACTGCCGTGGCTATCTGGCCAGACGAAGAGTTGCCCATAGAAGAGTTCAG GAATTGGCCGTAAGGTGTATCCAGCGAAATGTCCGGGCATTCCTTATGGTCCGTGACTGGCCGTGGTGGCGCCTTCTGGTACGAGTGACCCCATTGCTCAATGTACATCGCACGGAGGAGCAATTGAAAGCGGCCAACGATGAATTGCAGACGCTCAAAGCGAAATTGGACAAAATCGAGACAGAACGAGCTACACTCAAGgcagaaaatgagaaattagaGGCCAAG CTGTCGGAAATGACTGTGGACTTGGCGGAGGAACGTTCAACGGCTAATTTGGCCAGTGAACGTCTCGAGGCTGAGGCTGCGGAACGTTTGAAATTGGAAAAGGAACTCCAGGAGCAACATGGGAAGATTCGTACATTGCAGGAGACGTCTGAGAAATTGGAAATGGAGCTTATTTGTGCCAAATCCGATCTCAATGG TATCTCGGAGGATGAGGATGGCGATAATGATGATGGTGCTGGTGGTGTCTACAAGTTGAAATACGAACGTGTTGCACGTGAACTTGAATTCACCAAGAGGCGACTACAGACGCAGCACGAGCACGACTTGGAGCAATTAGTGGGATTGAAGAAACAACTGGAAAAGAAA CTGGCTGATGCATATGAGGAGGTGGAGGAGCAACGACAAGTTGTTGGGCAGTGGAAGCGAAAGGCACAGAAGATGACGAATGAGATGAATGACTTGCGTATGTTACTCGATGAGCAAAATAGTCGCAATAATTTGCTTGAGAAGCGTCAACGGAAGTTTGATTCGGAGTGCCAGAGTCTCCAGGAGGGGGCAAGGCAGGAGAAGCAGGCAAAGGATCGTTTGGGACGTGAAAAGGACATTCTTATTGCTGAAAAGTTCACACTGGAACAAACTTTGGGG GATACGCGCCTTGAGTTAGAGCTCAAGGAGGAGAAATTGGCCTCACTGCAGCGTGAATTGGAGGAGATGACATTCGGTGGTGGAACTGAGGAGGAGGTTGCACAACTCAAACGTTCCAAGCTGGAATTGGAGCGTAGGAATAAGGAGCAAGAGGAGGAACTCGATGAAATGGCAGGACAAGTTCAG CTGTTGGAACAAGCGAAATTACGATTGGAAATGACTTTGGAGACAATGCGAAAGGAGGCACGAAGGGAGGCGCAGCAGCGTGATGATGAGCTCGAGGAGGCACGTGGGGCGTcgtataagaaaataaaagcacTCGAGTGTCAGTTGGAGACTGAGCACGAGGAGAGGACACTCCTTGTGCGGGAGAAGCATGAGCTTGAGAGGAGATTGGCGGCAGCGGCGGAGCAAGATAGAGCCGACAGAGCTGCCGAGGAGTCAGCCATTCAGAAGCTAAAGAGGGATTTACGAAAGTACAAGGCACTCCTGAAGGATGCCCAATCACAGTTGGAACGTGCCAAGGCTGACAGTCCCGGGAAGATACTCATTCGGCAGTTGAGGAATCAAATTGAGGATGCCGAAGCGGCGCGTACAATTGCCGTGAAGGCCCGTCAGACGGCCGAAGCGGAATTAACGGATCTCCAATCACTTCTCGAGGAGACCCAGCGTGCAAAGAGTGATGCCGAAGAGAAGGCAAGTCAGGCGCATCGAGATCGATCGGAACTTCAGGCACAAATTGAGGAGAATGAGGAAGAAATGGGTGAACTCATGAAGAAGTACACGGCTACGGTGAAGCAACTCAATACGGAACAAATGGCATCATCGGAGTATGAAATAAAGATTAGCGAACTCGAAGCTGAGAAGAATTCGCTCAAAGAACAAATTGCCGAACTCACAGCAAGGGTGGAGAATGTGGAGAATATGAGTGATCCCTCGGCGAGTTTACTTACAAAACGTCTCGAATTGCGCACGAAGGAGCTCGAGTCGAAGCTTGAACTTGAGCAGGCGACAAAGGCACGCATTGAGGTGCAGTGCAATCGACACAAGGATGGTATGGAGAAACTCCAGCAGGAGATTAATCTTTTGCGTGCCAAGGAGATGCAATCCCAGGAAGCacttaagaaatctcaaaagaCTTTACG agAACTTCGGGAAGAGTTGCATACAGTGTCAAATCGAGAGCAGGAGAGTATGGTGAAGCGGAAGGACTTGGAGAAGAGACTCGAGACGGTTGAGTCTGAATGTGCCAGTTCAAAGAATGATCTACGACTGGCCCTGCTGAGAATTGCGGATCTGCAGACGGCAATGGAGGAGGGAGATGAAGATCCATCTGATAG tgatCAAGACAGTGATAGCTCAGATGATTCTCTGAGTGATTTGGAGCAACGACTTAATCCAATTCGGCCAAGACTCACAACACGAATTGCTGCCAAGGAAACAAATGGCGTGGCGGATGATGCCCTTGTTATCCGTGAAGGGAGATCAGACAACGGACCAAG GATTTCTGTTGCCTTGTCACCATCGTCATCAACATCCCATGGAAATGGTGACACGTCGTATGCTTAG
- the LOC129791356 gene encoding unconventional myosin-XVIIIa-like isoform X5: protein MPLSPSQSQKINGIPSSPRISFPTNGLPIGLGSIGQARKRYVGEEFPKRIAIRPMQPTEKAPRAINGKVGSLAAARPPLPQIKVPKIVSPTPGKLTVKGLSGKNGLLEPAPKVLNPNYRPLENGVKKQQRALEATLTVPVTPSSSSGSISRDSSCISLTISRSPSPCSTRSGVSSRSSIGDTSYSHGLSPRRVFPQTYTGIERSLSEKEFRNLEQSPVVFDANMSFVLGCTKQSVRQSFRPSPAHTDADTASNYLSSRIQDFLKRTDHVMEEWAALGKKSSCDDDTISLIERQREHNRQMNGVGRSRSVTNIMIKGYQILKSDKLPPTSSRSNSLARDFSDTDTIIDDDELSEMTVDLAEERSTANLASERLEAEAAERLKLEKELQEQHGKIRTLQETSEKLEMELICAKSDLNGISEDEDGDNDDGAGGVYKLKYERVARELEFTKRRLQTQHEHDLEQLVGLKKQLEKKLADAYEEVEEQRQVVGQWKRKAQKMTNEMNDLRMLLDEQNSRNNLLEKRQRKFDSECQSLQEGARQEKQAKDRLGREKDILIAEKFTLEQTLGDTRLELELKEEKLASLQRELEEMTFGGGTEEEVAQLKRSKLELERRNKEQEEELDEMAGQVQLLEQAKLRLEMTLETMRKEARREAQQRDDELEEARGASYKKIKALECQLETEHEERTLLVREKHELERRLAAAAEQDRADRAAEESAIQKLKRDLRKYKALLKDAQSQLERAKADSPGKILIRQLRNQIEDAEAARTIAVKARQTAEAELTDLQSLLEETQRAKSDAEEKASQAHRDRSELQAQIEENEEEMGELMKKYTATVKQLNTEQMASSEYEIKISELEAEKNSLKEQIAELTARVENVENMSDPSASLLTKRLELRTKELESKLELEQATKARIEVQCNRHKDGMEKLQQEINLLRAKEMQSQEALKKSQKTLRELREELHTVSNREQESMVKRKDLEKRLETVESECASSKNDLRLALLRIADLQTAMEEGDEDPSDSDQDSDSSDDSLSDLEQRLNPIRPRLTTRIAAKETNGVADDALVIREGRSDNGPRISVALSPSSSTSHGNGDTSYA, encoded by the exons ATGCCACTCAGCCCGTCACAATCACAGAAGATCAATGGAATACCCTCAAGTCCGCGAATTAGTTTCCCAACTAATGGTTTACCTATTGGGTTGGGATCAATTGGGCAAGCAAGGAAGCGATACGTTGGGGAGGAATTCCCAAAACGCATTGCAATTCGTCCTATGCAGCCCACTGAGAAAGCCCCAAGGGCGATCAATGGGAAAGTGGGGTCACTTGCAGCAGCACGACCACCATTGCCACAGATAAAGGTCCCAAAGATTGTTTCCCCGACTCCGGGGAAGTTAACCGTGAAGGGGTTATCAGGGAAGAATGGATTGCTGGAACCAGCTCCGAAAGTTCTAAATCCCAACTATCGACCCCTCGAGAATGGGGTGAAGAAGCAACAACGTGCCCTTGAGGCAACTCTAACTGTCCCAGTTACTCCATCATCATCAAGTGGAAGCATTTCCAGGGATTCCTCATGTATCAGTTTGACCATTTCACGTTCCCCAAGCCCATGTTCAACACGTAGTGGCGTGAGTTCGAGATCAAGTATTGGGGATACATCGTACAGTCATGGGTTGTCCCCTCGTCGGGTCTTCCCGCAGACTTACACAGGGATCGAGAGGAGCTTGAGTGAGAAAGAATTCCGAAATCTGGAACAATCTCCAGTGGTATTCGATGCGAATATGTCTTTTGTTCTTGGGTGCACAAAGCAGAGTGTTAGGCAATCTTTTCGTCCATCACCAGCGCATACGGATGCTGATACAGCTTCGAATTATTTGAGTAGTCGCATccaagattttctcaaaagaaccGATCATGTTATGGAAGAATGGGCAGCCCTGGGGAAGAAGTCATCGTGTGACGATGACACGATCAGCCTTATTGAGCGCCAAAGGGAGCACAATCGCCAAATGAATGGTGTTGGACGCTCGAGGAGTGTTACCAATATTATGATTAAAGGATATCAAATTCTCAAATCTGACAAATTACCACCAACGAGCAGTAGATCAAATTCCCTGGCCCGTGACTTTTCCGATACGGACACAATTATCGACGATGATGAG CTGTCGGAAATGACTGTGGACTTGGCGGAGGAACGTTCAACGGCTAATTTGGCCAGTGAACGTCTCGAGGCTGAGGCTGCGGAACGTTTGAAATTGGAAAAGGAACTCCAGGAGCAACATGGGAAGATTCGTACATTGCAGGAGACGTCTGAGAAATTGGAAATGGAGCTTATTTGTGCCAAATCCGATCTCAATGG TATCTCGGAGGATGAGGATGGCGATAATGATGATGGTGCTGGTGGTGTCTACAAGTTGAAATACGAACGTGTTGCACGTGAACTTGAATTCACCAAGAGGCGACTACAGACGCAGCACGAGCACGACTTGGAGCAATTAGTGGGATTGAAGAAACAACTGGAAAAGAAA CTGGCTGATGCATATGAGGAGGTGGAGGAGCAACGACAAGTTGTTGGGCAGTGGAAGCGAAAGGCACAGAAGATGACGAATGAGATGAATGACTTGCGTATGTTACTCGATGAGCAAAATAGTCGCAATAATTTGCTTGAGAAGCGTCAACGGAAGTTTGATTCGGAGTGCCAGAGTCTCCAGGAGGGGGCAAGGCAGGAGAAGCAGGCAAAGGATCGTTTGGGACGTGAAAAGGACATTCTTATTGCTGAAAAGTTCACACTGGAACAAACTTTGGGG GATACGCGCCTTGAGTTAGAGCTCAAGGAGGAGAAATTGGCCTCACTGCAGCGTGAATTGGAGGAGATGACATTCGGTGGTGGAACTGAGGAGGAGGTTGCACAACTCAAACGTTCCAAGCTGGAATTGGAGCGTAGGAATAAGGAGCAAGAGGAGGAACTCGATGAAATGGCAGGACAAGTTCAG CTGTTGGAACAAGCGAAATTACGATTGGAAATGACTTTGGAGACAATGCGAAAGGAGGCACGAAGGGAGGCGCAGCAGCGTGATGATGAGCTCGAGGAGGCACGTGGGGCGTcgtataagaaaataaaagcacTCGAGTGTCAGTTGGAGACTGAGCACGAGGAGAGGACACTCCTTGTGCGGGAGAAGCATGAGCTTGAGAGGAGATTGGCGGCAGCGGCGGAGCAAGATAGAGCCGACAGAGCTGCCGAGGAGTCAGCCATTCAGAAGCTAAAGAGGGATTTACGAAAGTACAAGGCACTCCTGAAGGATGCCCAATCACAGTTGGAACGTGCCAAGGCTGACAGTCCCGGGAAGATACTCATTCGGCAGTTGAGGAATCAAATTGAGGATGCCGAAGCGGCGCGTACAATTGCCGTGAAGGCCCGTCAGACGGCCGAAGCGGAATTAACGGATCTCCAATCACTTCTCGAGGAGACCCAGCGTGCAAAGAGTGATGCCGAAGAGAAGGCAAGTCAGGCGCATCGAGATCGATCGGAACTTCAGGCACAAATTGAGGAGAATGAGGAAGAAATGGGTGAACTCATGAAGAAGTACACGGCTACGGTGAAGCAACTCAATACGGAACAAATGGCATCATCGGAGTATGAAATAAAGATTAGCGAACTCGAAGCTGAGAAGAATTCGCTCAAAGAACAAATTGCCGAACTCACAGCAAGGGTGGAGAATGTGGAGAATATGAGTGATCCCTCGGCGAGTTTACTTACAAAACGTCTCGAATTGCGCACGAAGGAGCTCGAGTCGAAGCTTGAACTTGAGCAGGCGACAAAGGCACGCATTGAGGTGCAGTGCAATCGACACAAGGATGGTATGGAGAAACTCCAGCAGGAGATTAATCTTTTGCGTGCCAAGGAGATGCAATCCCAGGAAGCacttaagaaatctcaaaagaCTTTACG agAACTTCGGGAAGAGTTGCATACAGTGTCAAATCGAGAGCAGGAGAGTATGGTGAAGCGGAAGGACTTGGAGAAGAGACTCGAGACGGTTGAGTCTGAATGTGCCAGTTCAAAGAATGATCTACGACTGGCCCTGCTGAGAATTGCGGATCTGCAGACGGCAATGGAGGAGGGAGATGAAGATCCATCTGATAG tgatCAAGACAGTGATAGCTCAGATGATTCTCTGAGTGATTTGGAGCAACGACTTAATCCAATTCGGCCAAGACTCACAACACGAATTGCTGCCAAGGAAACAAATGGCGTGGCGGATGATGCCCTTGTTATCCGTGAAGGGAGATCAGACAACGGACCAAG GATTTCTGTTGCCTTGTCACCATCGTCATCAACATCCCATGGAAATGGTGACACGTCGTATGCTTAG